A genome region from Cytophagales bacterium includes the following:
- a CDS encoding leucine--tRNA ligase, whose translation MANYDFKKIEDKWQQYWKENQNFRVDIDKNKPKYYVLDMFPYPSGTGLHVGHPLGYIASDIVTRYKRLKGFNVLHPMGFDAFGLPAEQYAIQTGQHPAITTENNIKRYKEQLCKIGFSFDWSREVRTCDPKYYKWTQWIFIQLFNCWYNNDADKAEPIVTLIKKFETSGISNVNAASNMNHNFSAGEWKSMPEKQQQEILLSYRLAYLADTTVNWCPELGTVLSNEEVKDGVSERGGHPVVRKEMKGWCLRITAYAERLLKDLEKIHWPEPLKEMQRNWIGRSEGAVLKFEIRNSKFEIRNPKSKIENSKSAVEIFTTRPDTIFGATFMVLAPEHELVEKITTDEHKKVVKEYVEFAKNRPERDRLSLQTITGEFTGAYAIHPFTKEKIPVWVADYVLAGYGTGAIMAVPAHDSRDYAFAKHLVLPIKEVITGGDVTKGSHDDPNGTLINSDFLNGLNVDQAIKKTIEKAERAGIGKGKVNYKLRDAIFSRQRYWGEPFPIYFKNGMPYVIDHADLPLILPEIDEYKPTETGKPPLGRAKNWKYKGKYPLELSTMPGWAGSSWYYLRYMDAGNEKEFVSKQCVDYWQNIDFYIGGAEHATGHLLYVRFWTKFLHDLGYLPFNEPAKKLINQGMIQGRSNFVYRIRGTNKFVSYNLRKKHKTTALHVDVNFLENDVLDLKVFRKWRPEFADAEFILEDGKYICGVEIEKMSKSKHNIVTPDDVIEKYGADTLRLYEMFLGPLEQFKPWNTHGIEGVLKFLKKLWMLFHNDKGDFIVSEEEPTKEELKIIHKTIKKVEEDIERYSFNTSVSTFMICVNELMELKCNKKAILQDLVIILSPFAPHIAEELWERININVDAQKASFPKWSDKYLAEDSYEYPVSVNGKLRAKITFPLGLSNKQIEKEVLASEKIQKWVEGKTPKKVIVVPKKIVNVVV comes from the coding sequence ATGGCAAACTACGACTTCAAAAAAATAGAAGATAAATGGCAGCAATACTGGAAAGAGAATCAAAATTTCCGGGTAGATATTGACAAGAATAAGCCCAAATATTACGTGCTGGATATGTTCCCTTACCCATCCGGTACAGGTTTGCATGTTGGGCATCCCCTGGGATATATCGCCTCCGATATCGTAACACGTTACAAGCGACTCAAAGGCTTTAATGTGCTGCATCCAATGGGTTTTGACGCTTTTGGCCTTCCGGCTGAACAGTATGCAATACAAACCGGTCAACACCCGGCTATTACGACCGAAAATAATATCAAAAGATACAAAGAGCAGTTATGTAAAATTGGCTTTTCTTTTGATTGGTCACGTGAAGTAAGAACATGCGATCCCAAGTATTACAAATGGACGCAATGGATATTTATACAATTATTTAATTGCTGGTATAACAATGATGCTGATAAAGCTGAACCAATTGTTACGCTGATCAAAAAGTTTGAAACTTCAGGTATAAGCAATGTTAATGCGGCCTCTAATATGAACCATAATTTTAGTGCCGGTGAGTGGAAAAGCATGCCTGAAAAACAGCAGCAGGAAATACTCTTGAGCTACAGGCTGGCTTATCTTGCAGATACCACGGTAAACTGGTGCCCTGAATTGGGAACCGTTCTTTCAAATGAAGAAGTCAAGGATGGTGTGTCTGAACGGGGCGGCCATCCTGTTGTCAGGAAAGAGATGAAAGGTTGGTGTTTGAGGATCACTGCTTATGCAGAGCGTTTGCTGAAGGATTTGGAAAAAATTCACTGGCCGGAGCCTTTAAAGGAGATGCAGCGGAACTGGATTGGAAGGTCGGAAGGAGCAGTGTTAAAATTCGAAATTCGAAATTCGAAATTCGAAATTCGAAATCCAAAATCCAAAATCGAAAATTCAAAATCTGCGGTAGAGATATTCACAACACGCCCTGATACTATTTTTGGAGCTACCTTCATGGTGTTAGCTCCCGAACATGAGTTGGTAGAAAAGATCACAACGGATGAACATAAGAAAGTTGTCAAGGAATATGTTGAATTTGCCAAGAACCGCCCTGAACGTGACAGGTTAAGTTTGCAGACTATCACAGGAGAATTTACAGGTGCATATGCCATACACCCATTTACTAAAGAAAAAATACCTGTCTGGGTTGCAGATTATGTATTAGCCGGTTACGGAACAGGGGCCATCATGGCTGTTCCCGCACATGACAGCCGTGATTATGCCTTTGCTAAACATTTAGTACTTCCAATTAAAGAAGTTATTACCGGAGGTGACGTTACAAAAGGTTCTCACGATGATCCCAATGGAACGCTTATTAATTCTGATTTTCTAAATGGCTTAAATGTTGACCAGGCCATTAAGAAAACAATAGAAAAAGCTGAAAGAGCAGGCATTGGTAAGGGAAAAGTAAACTATAAGCTTCGTGATGCTATTTTTAGCCGTCAGCGTTATTGGGGCGAACCATTCCCCATCTATTTTAAGAATGGGATGCCTTATGTTATTGACCACGCAGATTTACCGCTAATACTCCCTGAAATTGATGAATATAAACCTACTGAAACGGGTAAACCTCCTTTAGGAAGGGCTAAAAACTGGAAATACAAAGGAAAATATCCACTTGAATTGAGTACAATGCCTGGCTGGGCCGGATCTTCGTGGTACTATTTGAGGTACATGGATGCAGGTAACGAAAAAGAATTTGTTTCAAAACAGTGTGTGGACTATTGGCAGAATATTGATTTTTACATAGGCGGTGCAGAACATGCCACGGGGCACTTGCTGTACGTCCGGTTCTGGACTAAATTTTTGCACGACCTGGGCTATCTTCCTTTTAATGAGCCTGCTAAAAAGCTCATCAACCAGGGAATGATCCAGGGACGGTCAAATTTTGTTTACAGGATCAGGGGAACTAACAAATTCGTATCCTATAATCTTCGCAAAAAACATAAAACTACTGCACTGCATGTGGATGTGAATTTTTTGGAAAATGATGTGCTGGACCTAAAAGTTTTCAGGAAATGGCGTCCGGAATTTGCAGATGCTGAATTTATCCTTGAGGATGGCAAATATATATGCGGGGTAGAAATAGAAAAAATGTCAAAATCCAAGCATAATATTGTGACCCCGGATGATGTTATTGAAAAATATGGCGCTGATACCTTGCGATTGTATGAAATGTTCCTTGGCCCGTTAGAACAGTTCAAACCCTGGAATACCCATGGCATAGAAGGCGTACTTAAATTTCTGAAAAAATTATGGATGTTATTCCATAATGATAAGGGTGATTTTATTGTGTCTGAAGAGGAACCGACAAAGGAAGAATTAAAAATAATTCATAAAACCATAAAAAAAGTTGAAGAAGATATAGAGAGGTATTCTTTTAATACTTCTGTGAGTACGTTTATGATATGTGTTAATGAATTAATGGAACTGAAGTGTAACAAAAAAGCCATATTACAAGACCTGGTGATCATTCTTTCTCCTTTTGCCCCGCATATTGCAGAAGAGCTTTGGGAGAGAATCAACATAAATGTTGATGCACAAAAAGCTTCATTTCCAAAATGGAGTGATAAATACCTGGCAGAAGACAGCTATGAATATCCCGTGTCTGTAAATGGCAAACTGCGGGCTAAAATAACTTTTCCCCTGGGCCTTTCCAATAAACAAATTGAAAAAGAAGTGCTGGCATCTGAAAAAATACAGAAATGGGTTGAAGGTAAGACGCCTAAGAAGGTGATCGTAGTGCCTAAGAAGATCGTGAATGTGGTGGTGTGA